In Sinorhizobium numidicum, the following proteins share a genomic window:
- a CDS encoding polysaccharide deacetylase family protein, whose amino-acid sequence MLNEESKIGALIDRLANRAIWKLARARRRLETDVPLVSFTFDDVPDSALHDGAAILEKHGARGTFYIAGGLAGQVERDRTLITSEGCGELLARGHEIGCHTYSHRRIRDFGRLGGDLDRNADYLKSVGVSPPATNFAFPYNAAWPLARAELRRRYRTCRAGGEAINRGSVDPLMLRAVEIRQPEQDAWALTRWIDDVAAQPGWLIFFTHDIAPRPTPYGCTPKTFEHLVRYAVEKGCCVLPVDHALDRLNW is encoded by the coding sequence ATGCTTAATGAGGAAAGCAAGATCGGCGCGCTCATCGACAGGCTGGCGAACCGGGCGATCTGGAAGCTCGCGCGGGCGCGGCGGCGCCTGGAAACGGATGTACCGCTCGTCTCCTTCACCTTCGACGACGTTCCCGATAGCGCGCTTCACGACGGCGCGGCCATTCTGGAGAAACACGGCGCGCGGGGGACTTTCTACATCGCCGGCGGTCTTGCCGGCCAGGTGGAGCGCGACCGGACGCTGATCACGTCCGAGGGGTGCGGCGAGCTTCTGGCGCGGGGACACGAGATCGGCTGCCATACCTACTCGCATCGCAGGATACGCGATTTCGGCCGTCTTGGCGGGGATCTCGACCGCAATGCAGACTACCTGAAGAGCGTCGGCGTCTCGCCGCCGGCGACCAATTTCGCCTTTCCTTACAATGCCGCCTGGCCGCTTGCGCGCGCCGAATTACGCCGGCGTTACCGGACGTGCCGTGCGGGCGGCGAGGCCATCAACCGCGGATCGGTGGATCCGCTGATGCTCAGGGCCGTGGAGATCCGCCAGCCTGAGCAGGATGCATGGGCGCTCACCCGCTGGATCGACGACGTCGCGGCGCAGCCCGGCTGGCTGATCTTCTTCACGCACGACATCGCCCCGCGGCCGACACCCTACGGCTGCACGCCGAAAACCTTCGAGCATCTCGTGCGCTACGCGGTCGAGAAGGGATGCTGCGTGCTCCCCGTCGATCATGCGCTCGATAGGCTCAACTGGTAG
- a CDS encoding glycosyltransferase family 4 protein, translating to MPKLEDTGKRLLAINNYFYRRGGAEAVFFDHMSMFGEIGWDVVPFAMQHDSNEHTPWSDYFVSEIEYGRQTGLLRKVAQAASVIYSVEAQRKVGKLIERVRPSVAHAHNVYHHLSPAIFSTLKSAGIPVVMTVHDLKLACPSYKMLRDGKVCEDCRGGKIHNVLRHRCIKDSVPLSAVVLAETMLHRLLGLYRDKLERLVVPSRFYLEKLAEWGWPREKMIHIPNFVDVSAYRTDWKEGDYFVFAGRLAPEKGLATLIRAVALSGQRLIVAGTGPEEASLRELAGEVRADVTFAGYLSGEKLHRLIGEARALVLPSEWYENAPISILECYALQRPVIGAAIGGIPEMVREGETGLLAASGQVEDLARALREMAAFSPTARARMGAAGRSWIASEFSAAAYRTRTLDLYSALGAA from the coding sequence GTGCCGAAGCTCGAAGATACCGGAAAGCGCCTGCTCGCGATCAACAATTACTTCTATCGCCGCGGCGGAGCGGAGGCGGTCTTCTTCGATCATATGAGCATGTTCGGGGAGATCGGTTGGGATGTCGTGCCGTTTGCCATGCAGCACGACAGCAACGAGCATACGCCATGGTCTGACTACTTCGTCTCCGAGATCGAGTATGGCCGGCAGACCGGTCTTCTGCGGAAAGTCGCGCAGGCGGCGAGCGTCATCTATTCCGTCGAAGCCCAGCGTAAGGTCGGCAAGCTGATCGAGCGCGTGCGGCCGTCGGTGGCGCACGCCCACAACGTCTACCACCATCTCTCGCCGGCGATTTTCTCGACCCTGAAATCCGCCGGCATTCCGGTGGTCATGACGGTTCACGATCTCAAGCTCGCTTGCCCCTCCTATAAGATGCTCCGTGACGGAAAGGTCTGCGAGGACTGTCGCGGCGGAAAAATCCATAACGTTCTTCGTCATCGCTGCATCAAGGACTCGGTGCCCCTGAGCGCCGTCGTGCTCGCGGAGACGATGCTGCACCGTTTGCTTGGCCTTTATCGCGATAAGCTGGAGCGCCTGGTCGTGCCAAGCCGCTTCTATTTGGAAAAGCTCGCCGAATGGGGCTGGCCGCGCGAAAAGATGATCCACATACCCAATTTCGTGGACGTCTCCGCCTATCGCACCGATTGGAAAGAGGGGGATTATTTCGTCTTCGCCGGCCGCCTCGCTCCAGAAAAGGGGCTTGCAACCTTGATCAGGGCGGTCGCCCTTTCGGGGCAGCGGCTGATCGTCGCCGGGACCGGCCCGGAAGAGGCAAGCCTTCGGGAACTGGCCGGGGAAGTTCGGGCCGATGTCACCTTCGCGGGCTATCTCTCCGGGGAAAAGCTGCATCGCCTTATCGGCGAGGCCCGTGCCCTCGTTCTTCCGTCGGAATGGTACGAGAATGCGCCGATCAGCATCCTCGAATGCTACGCCCTGCAACGGCCCGTCATTGGCGCTGCCATCGGCGGCATTCCGGAGATGGTGCGGGAAGGCGAAACCGGTCTTTTGGCGGCCTCGGGACAGGTGGAGGATCTCGCCAGGGCGTTGCGCGAGATGGCGGCTTTTTCGCCAACGGCTCGCGCTCGCATGGGCGCGGCGGGACGATCCTGGATTGCAAGCGAATTTTCCGCGGCCGCCTATCGCACAAGGACGCTCGACCTCTACTCCGCCCTCGGCGCTGCCTGA
- a CDS encoding glycosyltransferase family 4 protein, with the protein MNRTGRRRVIMLGLRGIPNVQGGVEKHVEMLAGRLSGHGWDVEIVGRRRYLKNRSSHSWNGIRVFPLWAPRLMALEAIVHTFIGVCFAALRRPDILHIHAVGPALLVPFARLLRMKVVVTHHGYDYDRQKWNTFAKNMLKLGERFGMRLSHGRIAISKEIVETMGERYNVPVAFVPNGVAVPSSVGATGILAEFGLKRRRYILLAARLVPEKRQIDLIQAFAKLGNSEFRLVLAGGAEFETPYAQQVRAIAGSVPGVVLTGFQSGDRLAELFANAALFVLPSSHEGMPIALLEALAYGLPVLASDIVANRELGLPAEDYFPLGDIDALAAAIDLKIANPPSEDEVLSQIEHVELTHSWTGVALKTLEVYGALTK; encoded by the coding sequence ATGAACAGGACGGGCCGCCGCCGGGTAATCATGCTCGGCCTGCGCGGCATTCCAAACGTGCAGGGCGGAGTGGAAAAGCACGTCGAAATGCTTGCCGGCAGGCTGAGCGGGCATGGCTGGGACGTCGAAATCGTCGGCCGCCGCCGCTATCTTAAGAATCGATCGTCGCATTCGTGGAACGGTATTCGTGTCTTTCCTCTCTGGGCGCCGCGGCTGATGGCACTGGAAGCTATCGTCCACACCTTCATCGGCGTGTGTTTCGCCGCCTTGCGTCGACCCGATATCCTTCATATTCATGCAGTCGGGCCGGCACTCCTGGTGCCCTTCGCCCGTCTTCTGCGCATGAAGGTCGTCGTTACCCATCACGGCTATGATTACGACCGGCAGAAATGGAACACCTTCGCCAAGAACATGCTGAAGCTCGGCGAACGCTTTGGCATGCGCCTTTCTCATGGTCGCATAGCGATTTCGAAGGAGATCGTTGAGACGATGGGCGAGCGCTACAATGTGCCCGTCGCCTTCGTGCCAAACGGGGTTGCCGTTCCTTCTTCTGTCGGAGCAACCGGCATTCTGGCGGAGTTCGGACTGAAGCGACGCCGATACATTCTTCTTGCTGCGCGGCTGGTGCCGGAAAAGCGGCAGATTGATTTGATCCAGGCATTTGCCAAACTCGGCAATTCCGAATTCAGGCTGGTGCTTGCCGGGGGCGCGGAATTCGAGACGCCGTATGCCCAACAGGTCAGGGCGATCGCCGGCAGCGTCCCTGGCGTCGTTCTGACCGGGTTCCAATCGGGCGACAGGCTAGCGGAACTCTTCGCCAACGCAGCGCTCTTCGTCCTTCCCTCAAGCCATGAAGGCATGCCGATCGCTCTTTTAGAGGCGCTAGCCTATGGTCTGCCGGTTCTGGCGAGCGACATCGTCGCAAACCGCGAGCTCGGTTTGCCAGCCGAAGACTATTTTCCCCTTGGCGACATCGACGCCCTCGCGGCAGCCATCGACCTGAAGATCGCGAATCCCCCGAGCGAAGACGAAGTTCTTTCGCAGATCGAGCATGTCGAATTAACCCACAGCTGGACAGGCGTCGCGCTGAAAACGCTCGAGGTCTATGGAGCGCTCACGAAATAA
- a CDS encoding VanZ family protein, with protein MNFKLAASILAWLLLGLIAYSTLSPLDMRPRMGAWVHVERFGAFGLLGLLFATAYPRRFLLVLAVVMATAIGLELLQMLSTDRHARLVDIAVKAIGGACGVVAGWFVTYSRHRFRHAMAWVNQNANYRR; from the coding sequence ATGAACTTCAAGCTCGCAGCGTCCATCCTTGCATGGCTCCTGCTTGGCCTTATCGCCTATTCGACGCTGTCGCCGCTCGATATGCGTCCGCGCATGGGCGCTTGGGTGCATGTGGAACGGTTCGGTGCCTTCGGGCTCCTGGGGCTCCTGTTCGCGACGGCCTATCCAAGGCGGTTCTTGCTCGTTCTGGCCGTCGTCATGGCAACCGCGATCGGGCTCGAATTGCTGCAGATGCTGTCAACGGACCGGCATGCACGCCTCGTCGACATCGCTGTCAAGGCGATCGGAGGAGCGTGCGGCGTTGTTGCCGGTTGGTTCGTTACATACAGTCGCCATCGCTTTCGCCATGCGATGGCCTGGGTAAACCAAAACGCAAACTATCGAAGGTAG
- a CDS encoding glycosyltransferase: MTISVIIKTLNEEQRIAATIESALSALQGRQGEIIVADSGSSDRTVEIASQYPVIIAQIAPPALPSCGIGPQLGFQYSRYEYICIIDGDMLLDGSFLDTAVAFLADNPSIAGVTGHVEEMLVSNLEFARRTKRNAPENRTGPVDRMNGGGLYRRSAIEEVGYLSDRNLHGYEEFDLGIRLRSAGWGLYRLDRRFVQHFGHTVNSYRLLVRRWKSKYLYGIGELLRASVGKPYFLQVIRELPELKLWGLVYLWWLFSLLLIVFLPDKATAIAAICAVLVGVILLVSAKKRSLSMGLYTVVAWFFHAAALPIGLLRRRRRPAEPIESRIFGKPA, encoded by the coding sequence TTGACTATATCCGTTATCATCAAGACCTTGAATGAAGAGCAGCGGATTGCCGCAACGATAGAGAGCGCACTTTCCGCGCTTCAGGGCAGACAGGGCGAGATCATTGTCGCCGACAGCGGATCATCAGACCGCACGGTCGAGATCGCCTCACAGTATCCTGTCATTATTGCGCAAATTGCCCCGCCGGCGCTTCCGAGCTGCGGTATCGGGCCGCAGCTTGGGTTCCAATATTCCCGCTACGAGTACATCTGCATCATTGACGGAGACATGCTGCTGGACGGCAGCTTTCTCGACACGGCCGTCGCATTCCTTGCCGACAATCCTTCCATTGCTGGCGTGACCGGGCATGTAGAGGAGATGCTCGTTTCCAATCTCGAATTCGCGCGCCGCACCAAGCGCAATGCGCCGGAAAATCGTACAGGGCCCGTCGATCGTATGAATGGCGGCGGGCTGTACAGACGCAGTGCAATCGAAGAAGTGGGTTATCTTTCCGACCGTAACCTCCACGGCTACGAGGAGTTCGACCTCGGTATCCGCCTGAGAAGCGCCGGTTGGGGGCTTTATCGCCTCGACCGTCGCTTCGTCCAGCACTTCGGTCACACGGTCAATTCCTACCGGCTCCTGGTTCGCCGCTGGAAGAGCAAATACCTCTACGGGATCGGAGAGCTCTTGCGCGCCTCTGTCGGCAAGCCTTATTTCCTGCAAGTCATTCGCGAGCTGCCCGAACTGAAGCTTTGGGGCCTCGTCTATCTTTGGTGGCTATTTTCCCTTCTGTTGATCGTGTTCCTGCCGGACAAGGCCACGGCAATTGCCGCAATCTGCGCGGTGCTCGTCGGTGTCATCCTGCTGGTCAGCGCCAAGAAGCGCAGCCTGAGCATGGGGCTCTATACGGTCGTTGCCTGGTTCTTCCATGCCGCCGCTCTGCCCATCGGATTGCTGAGAAGGCGCAGACGGCCCGCCGAACCGATCGAAAGCAGAATCTTCGGAAAGCCTGCATGA
- a CDS encoding glycoside hydrolase gives MNIGSLLAAATLFFGCSAPPASGSDQWVPVREVSLEVRAGSPLDFSSFLPNGPIDAEHRLVAGTHGRLGFASSPETPVRMLCASLAWSPASGGFPDHDDADRYARQLALHGYNIARLHFVDASLMFGRQADFDFDPQTLDRIHYLLSALKRNGIYWIIEGLSSPRGAYGGYDDRWEANGNLKLALHLDEKAFQHWRTLQETFLSRVNPYTGVAPIRDDALALVILANENGIEFDSVVHERAGEPSYDARLAAPFNNWLAKRYRSTEMLMKSWGDLDDDERLERGSVKLPAERYSDSPRMRDVQAFFAEIERASAERLTEALRDLGYKGLISTYNNWPTMQTALSRSDLEAVTMNTYHDWVGGYSPGSALLQVSSIADGANYMRMIAAARWLEKPFIVSEYDHLFWNRYRYEGGLVMPAYAALQGFDVLCRHGHGPIVLSYGEPYPHKNAMLPYAIALDPVARAGETLAALLYRRGDVAISGITIPFAVRGEEDLGEDMQAREPERLTDLALVGRIGLQHADLFDGEIGVMQPRVQDSEDVLATLREGGVIDPENRTDVARGFYQSDTGEILLDRHAGQLRVLTRSTEAAAFSSLRQPIDLGVLRIEQTDGDGLVALSTLDVGAPLSQSRRMLLIFATDAQNTGMVFRDSEERIIEDFGSLPVLIRKNYADLTLSRTAATWRISPIGLDGTVYPPVESGTGSVSFRLSNDTAYGPTTYFLLELEEHG, from the coding sequence ATGAACATAGGTTCATTGCTTGCCGCAGCAACGCTATTTTTCGGCTGTTCGGCTCCGCCCGCAAGCGGATCAGATCAATGGGTGCCGGTTCGGGAGGTCTCGCTCGAAGTCCGTGCCGGAAGCCCGCTCGATTTTTCGTCTTTTCTTCCAAACGGGCCGATCGATGCGGAACATCGCCTTGTTGCCGGCACGCACGGACGCCTGGGATTCGCGAGCTCGCCTGAAACGCCGGTCAGAATGCTATGTGCCTCGCTTGCCTGGAGTCCCGCGTCAGGCGGGTTTCCGGATCACGACGATGCGGACCGCTACGCTCGCCAGCTTGCTCTTCACGGATACAACATCGCACGGCTGCACTTCGTTGACGCGAGCCTGATGTTCGGCAGGCAGGCCGATTTCGACTTCGATCCTCAGACGCTTGATCGCATTCACTATCTGCTCTCAGCCCTGAAGCGGAATGGCATCTATTGGATTATCGAGGGATTGTCGTCGCCCCGCGGCGCGTATGGCGGCTACGACGACCGTTGGGAAGCCAACGGCAATCTCAAGCTCGCGCTGCATCTGGACGAAAAGGCATTCCAACACTGGAGAACGCTGCAAGAGACGTTCCTCTCCCGGGTCAATCCCTATACCGGTGTTGCGCCAATCCGGGACGACGCATTGGCGCTTGTGATCCTCGCAAACGAGAACGGCATCGAGTTCGACAGCGTCGTGCATGAGCGCGCGGGCGAACCTTCCTATGACGCGCGGCTTGCCGCCCCCTTTAACAATTGGCTTGCAAAGCGCTATCGGTCCACCGAGATGCTGATGAAGAGTTGGGGAGATCTCGATGACGACGAGCGGCTCGAAAGGGGTTCGGTGAAGCTTCCTGCCGAGCGCTATTCCGACAGTCCACGGATGCGAGATGTTCAGGCGTTCTTCGCGGAGATCGAACGCGCGTCCGCCGAGCGGCTGACAGAGGCGTTGCGGGATCTCGGGTATAAGGGACTGATCAGTACCTATAACAACTGGCCGACGATGCAGACTGCGCTTAGCCGGAGCGACCTCGAGGCCGTCACCATGAACACCTACCATGATTGGGTGGGCGGCTATTCTCCCGGCAGCGCACTCCTGCAGGTGAGTTCGATCGCTGATGGTGCCAATTACATGCGGATGATCGCTGCCGCGCGCTGGCTCGAAAAGCCATTTATCGTCAGCGAATACGATCATCTCTTCTGGAACCGTTATCGCTACGAGGGCGGGCTCGTTATGCCGGCCTATGCGGCACTTCAGGGCTTCGACGTGCTCTGCCGGCACGGCCATGGTCCGATCGTGCTCAGCTATGGCGAACCTTACCCCCACAAGAACGCGATGCTTCCTTATGCAATCGCCCTTGATCCGGTAGCGCGGGCAGGCGAAACACTCGCCGCACTCCTCTATCGACGCGGTGATGTGGCGATTTCCGGCATTACGATCCCCTTTGCGGTTCGCGGCGAGGAGGATCTGGGCGAGGACATGCAGGCGCGCGAGCCGGAGCGGCTGACAGACCTTGCTCTGGTCGGGCGCATCGGACTGCAGCATGCCGACCTCTTCGACGGTGAAATCGGCGTCATGCAGCCGCGTGTCCAAGACAGTGAGGATGTTCTGGCCACGCTGCGTGAAGGCGGCGTGATCGACCCGGAAAATCGCACCGACGTCGCAAGAGGGTTTTACCAGAGCGATACCGGGGAAATCCTGCTGGACCGCCACGCCGGACAGTTGCGGGTCTTAACGCGCTCGACAGAGGCGGCGGCATTCTCCTCGCTGCGGCAACCCATCGATCTTGGTGTCCTGCGCATCGAGCAGACAGACGGAGACGGTCTTGTCGCTCTATCGACGCTCGACGTGGGAGCCCCGCTCTCGCAGAGCCGGCGCATGCTGCTGATCTTCGCCACCGACGCCCAAAATACCGGGATGGTCTTTCGTGATAGCGAAGAGAGAATCATCGAGGATTTCGGCAGCCTTCCGGTCCTGATCCGGAAGAACTATGCCGATTTAACGCTCTCCAGGACAGCCGCCACTTGGAGAATATCGCCCATCGGCCTCGACGGCACCGTTTATCCGCCGGTCGAGAGTGGAACAGGAAGTGTGTCATTCCGACTCTCCAATGACACGGCCTACGGGCCGACTACATACTTTCTCCTCGAGCTCGAGGAGCACGGCTGA
- a CDS encoding capsular biosynthesis protein, with the protein MDHLPQVAGKAWWPRRGASLGATFFVRQALPWLDHYFGDQPLTSTLAPGIEGIVSWGGRLPAKSAMAIARLRRLPHWHLEDGFLRSVGLGKDGAPSLSIVVDDLALPVDASTPSRLELLIAQAAGGAQDISGKHIRERMVRYKLSKYNNLPHRQPSIEASNRRRILLVDQVLGDVSVERALGSRHSFDRMLTDALASGAQCVVRTHPDVMAGYRKGYITERAARTAGVVLLVDKVSVASILDVVDEVWTVSSQVGFDALLREVPVRCYAVPFYAGWGLTEDRTGSGAKAALVRRSTARPSVDQLAAAALDAYPSYRNPSNWEPMDVFAAIDLLAAEVHGKQRA; encoded by the coding sequence ATGGATCATTTGCCCCAGGTGGCCGGCAAAGCCTGGTGGCCAAGGCGGGGAGCCAGTCTCGGCGCGACGTTCTTCGTCCGTCAGGCCTTGCCATGGCTCGATCACTATTTCGGTGATCAACCACTCACCTCGACGCTTGCGCCCGGGATCGAGGGCATCGTTTCCTGGGGCGGGCGTCTTCCCGCAAAGAGCGCGATGGCAATTGCCCGTTTGCGACGGCTGCCCCATTGGCATCTGGAGGATGGCTTTCTGCGCTCGGTCGGGCTCGGCAAGGACGGCGCGCCGTCCCTCTCGATTGTCGTTGACGATCTGGCACTGCCTGTTGACGCCAGCACGCCCTCGCGCCTGGAACTCTTGATCGCGCAAGCCGCAGGCGGTGCTCAGGACATTTCGGGAAAGCACATCCGCGAACGGATGGTTCGATACAAGCTGTCGAAATACAACAATCTGCCGCATCGCCAGCCCTCGATCGAGGCAAGCAACCGGCGGCGAATCCTCCTCGTCGATCAGGTTCTCGGCGATGTCTCCGTCGAACGGGCGCTTGGGAGTCGTCACTCTTTCGACCGGATGCTGACTGACGCGCTCGCGAGCGGCGCGCAATGCGTGGTACGCACCCACCCGGACGTGATGGCGGGTTATCGCAAGGGTTATATCACGGAGCGCGCAGCAAGGACCGCCGGCGTCGTTCTGCTAGTCGACAAAGTATCGGTCGCTTCCATTCTCGATGTCGTCGATGAGGTCTGGACTGTATCCAGTCAGGTCGGTTTCGACGCCTTGCTGCGTGAAGTACCTGTGCGCTGCTACGCGGTGCCATTCTACGCCGGATGGGGATTGACTGAAGACCGGACGGGCAGCGGCGCGAAGGCTGCACTGGTTCGTCGCTCGACAGCCAGGCCCTCCGTCGATCAACTCGCAGCAGCCGCGCTGGACGCTTATCCAAGCTATCGCAATCCTTCAAACTGGGAGCCGATGGATGTGTTCGCTGCGATCGACCTCTTGGCTGCCGAAGTCCACGGAAAACAGCGCGCCTAG
- a CDS encoding glycosyltransferase, whose product MDNIFSAEIMSESRDHIGNSRTEIILCTRNSAKFLDKFLESIASQTNDDFHLVVSDDCSTDETIDIVKAHQTRFRHPVQLTCRTQPSGGARNHYAELLLRSKADYVFIADHDDIWLPHKIENGLSRLRRLESIHGVNKPILAHGDLRVIDGADRITHPSFWAFKAIDPAYGLHIETALMHASVVGCTVGVNRALLARIGEIPPAAIMHDWWINLIAAAMGIVDYDSEPHILYRIYGQNASQPKRASLGRALSNWNNLREGRLWIKRRLDQGKAFREAYRDECPAEVRRALDSFLLMAQAGPIRRRYLFSRSRFRSPDRWRNVAALIFI is encoded by the coding sequence GTGGATAACATCTTTTCGGCAGAAATTATGAGCGAATCTAGGGATCATATAGGTAACTCTAGAACAGAAATTATACTCTGCACTCGAAATAGCGCAAAATTTCTAGATAAATTTCTGGAATCAATTGCATCTCAGACCAACGATGATTTCCATCTCGTTGTCAGCGATGACTGCTCCACGGATGAGACGATTGATATAGTCAAGGCGCATCAGACGCGCTTTCGCCATCCTGTCCAACTGACCTGCCGCACGCAACCGTCAGGCGGCGCGAGAAATCATTACGCCGAACTGCTCCTTCGCTCTAAGGCTGATTATGTGTTCATCGCGGATCATGACGATATTTGGCTGCCACACAAGATAGAGAACGGCCTTTCGCGCCTACGCAGACTGGAGTCCATTCATGGCGTGAATAAACCGATCCTAGCGCACGGCGATCTTAGGGTGATAGACGGCGCGGACCGCATTACTCATCCCTCATTCTGGGCATTCAAGGCTATTGACCCCGCCTACGGCCTGCATATCGAGACCGCCCTGATGCACGCTTCGGTAGTGGGCTGCACAGTCGGTGTGAACCGGGCACTCCTCGCACGCATTGGAGAGATCCCACCTGCAGCCATCATGCATGATTGGTGGATCAATCTCATTGCTGCCGCGATGGGTATCGTTGACTACGATTCCGAACCACACATTCTTTATCGCATTTATGGGCAGAACGCGTCGCAGCCTAAACGCGCATCGTTAGGCAGAGCTCTTTCAAATTGGAATAATCTCCGGGAAGGACGCCTCTGGATCAAGCGCCGGCTCGATCAAGGGAAAGCATTCCGCGAGGCTTATCGTGACGAATGCCCGGCGGAAGTGCGTCGCGCGCTGGACAGCTTCTTACTGATGGCACAGGCGGGACCGATACGTAGACGCTACCTGTTTAGCAGGAGTCGTTTCAGATCGCCGGACAGATGGCGCAATGTGGCCGCGCTAATCTTCATTTGA